The Acanthopagrus latus isolate v.2019 chromosome 1, fAcaLat1.1, whole genome shotgun sequence genomic interval ATATATCGTCAGTAgttaactgtttgtttttatataaagtgtttctacatttttgttCCTAAAGATAGGACAGTTTGCTACGTAAGCTAGCCACATGCTAATGTTAGATCACAATAGCTCCTTTTCACACACGGTGCTTGGAAGAAGctgccaaaaatgaaagtgactgACGCACACTGTCTTGTGAAAACAAGCAGCATAACTCAGATAAGGGATTTAAATCACAAATCAGAGAGAAGGGTGACTGACTGTACTATTGTGTTATCTGAGCTTTTTAGGAAGCCATCTTGGCTAATCTTGCAAAACAGCTCAGGAATGCtaaaaatactgtataaaaGAACAGATAGTATTCTATTGACAATATGCATGAAGCAAACTGTCAATAGGAAGTTTTTTATCTAAGCTACGGATTGAACATTATTTTACTATCAAAAATTGTCTCACTCCTCTCATCGTTTGGGCCTCCAGTCGTGGCTCCATGACCTGCGATCTCAACTCTGGAAAATAGCAACAGTCACGTCACACAGAACACGTGGTTATGTTATAGTAACATAAAGAACTTAATGCAATCACTTGTGCTGCTACTGCAAATATTACTGTAGTTATCGTTGAAGGGAAGGGGAATCGCTGATGTCTTTTAACTGTGAAACAGTGAAAATTACCGAGACATAACCcgcaaaacaactgaaaaatcgATACTTGGAATAATTGCTGACATTAAGGTGAAAACTAGCTCTATCATTTTACTGAATCTAAATGGAAGGTTTTTACAGTATTTGTGCTACTTAGTTCTGTTATACAATTAAATCTCAGAGTGTAATGTAAAAAGGTGGCACTCAAATGTAATGCAATTGAGGCTCTGTGGTGGTATCTGAAAATAGATCTGAACCTGGTTAATTGAAGATGCTTTTAGTTGCTGTGAAGGTGATGATGAATGACAACTCACATTTTTGGAGGATCTTCACAGTCAGGAAGAGCTACAGGCTGAACGCTGGAGGAGTCGGgtagctgcagcagcatgaGATCATGAGACCTgctgtctctgtcagtgtagATCACTGGTTCTGCTGTGATTTGTACTTCCTGTGCTGGACTGCCTGGATGTCCACTAACATTTGCAAACATAGTCCTAAAAATGGGAAAAGGTTAAAGATGAATATTGCTCAAAAACTGTCTGACTTTAGATCAGTCAGATTCTGTTTCTCATCAATTTAACATGAATCATTTCTTCACAAGAATATAAAAAACATGCATAtaagtctgtgtttgtttatagtGTTTGGATGTTGCTATATTTGAAACAACCCTGTCATTTTCTCACCTGTCTGGTTTGAAGCAGTGAGCTGCGGTTAAAATCCAGCGGTCACTGATCAGAGAGCCGCCACAGAAGCTGGAAGATCTGACAGCAGCCACTCTCAGTTTCACATGATACTGACGCTCACACGGTCGACCTCCGATGATTCTCTTCTGCAGATCCACCGTCGTGCTCGCCATCACGCCTGAAAGACAAAAGATGCCCCATCAAGTGACCACAGGTTAAAGCAGTGGTTGTTTCTGACCTGCTCTcaaaagaatagaaaaagagGAGCCTGCAGAAGATCAGGCAAGTGACCTTTGCCCAGTCTTGGTAACAAGTAAGAGTTTCTCTGACAAGAAATTAGGGCTTTTCTTTGTGTATGCATCTCCATCCAAGCCCTATACTGTACAGTTGGCTCTCGTGCTCAGAATTTTCTGTTCtttccacagcaacacattGCCTCTTCTCCTCCATTTACAGTCAGTTCTGTTCATGGGAAGTTtgcgtgaaaacaaagaaagttcCTGAACACTTGATTGATCGTGTCCTATCAGTCTTATGCACCGTTAACAATGTATTCTGCTGCAACTTTCATGAAAACTTACAAGCCAACTGGACACATTCATAGGGCAGCATTTACACTCATGAATCAGCTAGACATACAGTTCACTATGCAAAGATATAAATGTGCAGTATCATTAAAGGAAGCATCACACAAGTAGATGTAAAGACGATTTTTGAATACTCACCGACCGACAGCAGAAGCATCAGAGCATCAGCCAGCGCTGCCATTCACCGTCTATTGACTGCCTTTCTGTTCACCTGCCACAGGCTTATCAACACAAACCCATTGGCTGAAAAGCTCCACACGGTTATGCAAAGTTTGAACTTATCAGCAGTTTCCGCCCTCGCCCTCCGTAAAGTGACATCAGGaaaatgacactgaaatgaaactAAACTCTATCAAGGCAACGTGAGTTCACTGAGTTGAGTCACATGTTCTGaaaactgtttactgtatttcaTTCTGAGGACTTTTAAAATATCTGCTGAAATGTTGATTCAAAATTGAAAACAGGCCAGGTCCCAACCACCTGACAATGCACAGGTGTTGTATGAAGTTATATAGTTGCAAAATATACcagtataaataaaatgtttttttttttttcataatacatttttgcaAGGAGGAGGTTTCTGAAACTGGTGTCATATCTTGAGCTCCTCCCCAGTCTTCTTTCCCTGCACATCTGCACTGCATGTCCTTCATTTGCCAGGTGTTTTCTAGTCTATCAGCTCCTATTTTTGAATCTGTGCACTCAAAGCAAGTGCAGTGATGCTCTAAAACCCCTATTTGTTATCTTATGGTAAGCTCATACAGGCTGCTAATGTCCTTCAActccattacacacacatatatatatttatatatatatatatatatatatatatatatatatatatatatatatatatatatatatatatatatatatatatatatatatatatatatatatacatatatataatatatatataatattccGGCAGACATCAAGAAAATAGCGAGCAGGAATTCACTTTACTTTAATACAACATGAATATTGAATCACTCAGTCAGCAAACCCCTGCAGAAGGCAGCCTTAGACTTTGTTAAAGCTGGAATTGTATTAATGTTGTAAAGATTGTATAGTGTACAAAGCCAGGGCACACATCAGGAAGTGTACACACTGGTCCgatgacactgacacacttgATCACAGGGTAACTTGAAAGGATACATACCGAGGTCTTTAAGAgacatataataaataaatattacacTATATTTTGATACTTCAATTTTTAAACCAAGATCTCAGTCTCCAAATTTATAAGTGAGATTGCATTATGCAAAGAAAGTACAGCTGTGAGGACTTcaatgttctttttgtttttttaaattgaccAAACTTAGTGCCACTTTTAACTTGGGTTATTTTTCATACTCTTCGATGTGGCATAACAGCTAAAACACACCTTGACTTGACTATTTGCTCTTTCCCCAGAACACATCTCAGTGGGAGAAATGAACCTTGACTCTGATTTTGTTGAAAGTGACACAACTTTGTAAAATAGTGATGACTGTGTATCGTTGTGCTGTAGAGATAAGTCATAACAgcagaataacaacaaaaatatgtaaacatttctgGCAGAATCACATTTATTGTTTGTCTTCAGTGGTTTTACACATGTTAGTTAAACATTTGATGTAAACCAATTAATTGTAAATGCATCAATTTCATATTTAGAGACACTCATGATTTTTCAACTGCGGTATGATTAATGgatgcctttttctttttaattatatcGTTGATCCAATTCTTGTATCTACAGATGTTCATGAATGCAGCTAATGGAGCACATTCAGTCCTGTTAAAAGAGCCATGAATGACACCATGAAACCTGCCCTTGTACAGCACTGATCCACCAGAGTCCCCCTGTGAGAGAGATGCATTGTAGTATTGAGTAAGtcagtgaaatgtttattttctatatATGACTTGCAATGATTGTAGAAAACATATAGGGTTAGAAGCCATGCCTACTTACACCACATATTTTCACTTCAGGAGTTTTGCCTTTAGGATTTCTGGCACAGAGCATGTTTACAGTTGGGTTTGGGTGATCGATTTGAGCTGCTGGACAGCCCTCAAGAGTCATCTCTGCACATTTGAGAGTATCTGACACTGtaaaaaacagaacatatgTTACGTACAAAGAAAATCATTctacaaaccaacaaactaaACACTGTATTACCTTAACACTGGAATATTCacttattattcttttttaatccCTTGTCAGAAAATGGCAATAAATTAACCTCATCAATTTGCCATGTTTTTATACTTTAATAGAATGCTAGAAATATCtttgaagaaaataagaaaattagaGACTCAAACAGCGTCtttgaattatttcatttatcatctgtatttttcttcaaatgtcAATTGAATTTGCAGACTTCTTGAACTGTGCTATTCGCATAAATAAAACACGATAATTCTAGTCTCCTAAGAAAACTAGACACAGATAGCCAttatcaaaaaaatgaattaaatttttCCCACTTTCATCGGAGCCTGGAGTACTGGGTCCATGACCTGCAACCTCAACGTTTCCACTTctgaaatacaataaaacaataaaaaggacAGATACTGAGataatgcttttcttttaaGGAAATCTATGAAATTGCatataacaaaaacagaaacgcTAGTACAAAtgattttacataaaaaaaaaaaaagattccacACGAATTTCTCAATTTTCAGTTCACAGAATTTGAGCTTTCAGACTtataaaaagtgaaagtgaagccAGTGTCTGGTCTTCATACGGGGACTCAGGGCAGACACCCTCAATCAAAAAATCTCCCTGTAGTTTAAAGACTTTTTGACTGGACTGATCACTATCACATATCATCTGCTGTGATAAACATTTTCCCTACTTCATCTAATTGTCTCTCTTGATTGAACTCACATTGGGGAGACCTGGTCAGATTCACAGGTAGGAAGATTTACATGTCCAGTCTGAGGATTGCCAGGTAGCTGCAAAAGC includes:
- the LOC119022969 gene encoding kallikrein-6-like, translated to MEMHTQRKALISCQRNSYLLPRLGKGVMASTTVDLQKRIIGGRPCERQYHVKLRVAAVRSSSFCGGSLISDRWILTAAHCFKPDRTMFANVSGHPGSPAQEVQITAEPVIYTDRDSRSHDLMLLQLPDSSSVQPVALPDCEDPPKIVEIAGHGATTGGPNDERKRGVSPTLQCAEVDVVSCKDLNETVQKHFPRVHQVKVYQHWFCGQSPGKDICYGDSGGGVVYQDKIYGVISFLGDPDNVCRKAGAFMDLCNPEYAKWIRETIDIKMSPV
- the LOC119025432 gene encoding kallikrein-8-like yields the protein MGGLTSLLLLLCVGVTVSTVLDLQKRVEGGKDCQRQYHVKILEDDEVICGGSLLENNWILTAAHCWVWTMKVVVGQGNTPVPITAPPLMYGDPQNMLHDIMLLQLPGNPQTGHVNLPTCESDQVSPISGNVEVAGHGPSTPGSDEMSDTLKCAEMTLEGCPAAQIDHPNPTVNMLCARNPKGKTPEVKICGGDSGGSVLYKGRFHGVIHGSFNRTECAPLAAFMNICRYKNWINDIIKKKKASINHTAVEKS